In one window of Gossypium hirsutum isolate 1008001.06 chromosome A01, Gossypium_hirsutum_v2.1, whole genome shotgun sequence DNA:
- the LOC121229075 gene encoding 40S ribosomal protein S19-3, with product MEAARTVKDVSPHDFVKAYAAHLKRSGKIELPSWTDIVKTGKLKELPPYDPDWYYIRAASMARKIYLRGGLGVGAFRRIYGGAKRNGSRPRHFCKSSGSVARHILQQLQNVNIIDIDPKGGRRITSNGQRDLDQVAGRIAVAI from the exons ATGGAGGCAGCCAGAACTGTTAAGGACGTTTCCCCTCATGACTTCGTCAAGGCTTACGCCGCCCATCTCAAGCGTTCCGGCAAG atcgAGCTTCCTTCATGGACTGATATTGTGAAGACTGGTAAACTCAAGGAACTTCCTCCCTACGATCCAGATTGGTACTATATCAGAGCTG CTTCCATGGCAAGGAAGATATACTTGAGGGGAGGTCTAGGTGTTGGTGCCTTTAGGAGGATTTATGGAGGGGCTAAGAGAAATGGAAGTCGCCCACGCCATTTCTGCAAGAGTAGTGGATCTGTTGCCCGTCACATTCTTCAGCAATTGCAGAATGTGAACATCATTGATATTGATCCTAAAGG TGGAAGGAGAATCACATCAAACGGTCAGCGTGATCTGGACCAAGTAGCTGGAAGGATTGCGGTTGCCATCTGA